The following are from one region of the Mesorhizobium sp. B4-1-4 genome:
- a CDS encoding SDR family oxidoreductase codes for MSLKGKTLFISGGSRGIGLAVALRAARDGANVTIAAKTAEPHPKLPGTIFTAAEEIEQAGGRALPVLCDIREEAQVAEAVARTVEKFGGIDICVNNASAIQLTGTLETDMKRYDLMHQINTRGTFLVSKMCIPHLKLAENPHILNLAPPLDMKAKWFKNHVAYTMAKFGMSMCTLGMSAEFARDGIAVNSLWPISTIDTAAVRNLLGGDTVAAMSRSPDIMADAAHAIFLRPSRETSGNFYIDEEVLRAEGVTDFSAYAPGATGPLAGDFFVPDEVFAHSDTKVKSIY; via the coding sequence ATGTCGCTCAAGGGAAAGACGCTGTTCATCTCCGGCGGGTCGCGCGGCATCGGGCTGGCGGTCGCGTTGCGCGCCGCGCGCGACGGCGCCAATGTGACGATCGCCGCCAAGACCGCCGAGCCGCACCCGAAGCTGCCGGGCACCATCTTTACCGCGGCTGAAGAAATCGAGCAGGCCGGCGGCAGGGCGCTGCCGGTGCTGTGCGACATCCGCGAGGAGGCGCAGGTGGCCGAGGCGGTTGCCAGGACAGTGGAGAAATTCGGCGGCATCGATATTTGCGTCAACAATGCCAGCGCCATCCAGCTTACGGGTACGCTGGAAACCGACATGAAGCGCTACGACCTGATGCATCAGATCAACACGCGCGGCACGTTCCTGGTCTCCAAAATGTGCATTCCGCACCTGAAGTTGGCTGAAAACCCTCACATCCTGAATCTGGCGCCGCCGCTCGACATGAAGGCCAAGTGGTTCAAGAACCATGTCGCCTACACCATGGCCAAGTTCGGCATGTCGATGTGCACGCTGGGCATGAGTGCCGAGTTCGCCAGGGACGGCATCGCGGTGAATTCGCTGTGGCCGATCTCAACCATCGACACGGCGGCGGTGCGCAATCTCCTGGGAGGCGACACAGTGGCGGCGATGAGCCGTTCGCCCGACATCATGGCCGATGCCGCGCATGCGATCTTCCTGCGGCCGTCACGCGAGACATCGGGCAATTTCTACATCGACGAGGAGGTGCTGCGGGCCGAAGGCGTGACGGATTTTTCGGCCTACGCGCCGGGCGCGACCGGACCGCTGGCCGGCGACTTCTTCGTGCCGGACGAGGTGTTTGCGCATTCGGATACGAAGGTGAAAAGCATTTATTGA
- a CDS encoding helix-turn-helix transcriptional regulator, whose translation MDMLASERIMTDSAASRRLVVLIALGDAARAERLAASLATSDDLLPVVTGGGRADVAIVDDRSGDTVPVSIPRVLLSGRAGGERPAGEVFAVMPAGADDLLIAAAARLATAGYRVSGGGGGRHEDFHASEGQSFEDEASDEHAVRPTLSPREAEVLALLAEGAPNKVIARRLNISVHTAKFHVAAILIKLGAANRTDAIAIAMRQGLVLV comes from the coding sequence ATGGATATGCTCGCCAGCGAACGGATCATGACCGACAGCGCCGCCTCGCGGCGGCTGGTGGTGCTGATTGCGCTTGGCGATGCGGCCCGCGCCGAGCGCCTGGCGGCCTCGCTTGCCACCAGCGATGACCTGCTGCCGGTCGTGACCGGCGGCGGCAGGGCCGACGTTGCCATCGTCGATGACAGGAGCGGTGATACCGTGCCGGTTTCAATTCCACGGGTGCTGCTATCGGGACGTGCCGGCGGCGAGCGGCCGGCCGGCGAGGTGTTTGCCGTCATGCCCGCGGGCGCGGACGATCTGCTGATTGCCGCGGCGGCACGGCTGGCGACAGCCGGATATCGCGTCTCGGGCGGTGGCGGCGGGCGCCATGAGGATTTCCACGCAAGCGAGGGCCAGTCTTTCGAGGACGAAGCCTCCGACGAGCATGCCGTACGCCCAACGCTGTCGCCGCGCGAGGCGGAAGTGCTGGCGCTGCTGGCCGAAGGCGCGCCCAACAAAGTGATCGCCCGGCGGCTCAACATTTCCGTGCACACGGCGAAATTCCATGTCGCCGCGATCCTGATCAAGCTCGGCGCGGCCAATCGCACCGACGCCATCGCCATCGCGATGCGGCAGGGGCTGGTGCTGGTCTAG
- a CDS encoding S1C family serine protease, producing the protein MSDFNLNAFSEAIADLAAKVAPATASFATHHHRTASGFHWGDGYFVTAEEAVEAGEEIELTLASGEAVKAELVGRDPSTGVALLKPADAVSAPVLVKADLVRPGNVAIAIGSSQGSALAVSGSVGEVGPAWRSMRGGTIDRRIHLAVGAGGRFEGGPVLDAKGALIGMLLFGPRGRALVMPYETIERAVATLREKGHVARGYLGAGLHPVRDRDARGAMVMSLDDNGPAKSAGLSLGDIIVAWNGEAVHGPRELIRRLGPDSAGASVTLGVVRGGEQRDVQLTIGEKPLS; encoded by the coding sequence ATGAGCGACTTCAATCTGAATGCATTTTCCGAGGCCATCGCCGATCTCGCCGCCAAGGTGGCGCCCGCTACGGCAAGCTTCGCCACGCATCATCACCGCACGGCAAGCGGCTTCCACTGGGGCGACGGTTATTTCGTCACCGCCGAGGAGGCCGTCGAGGCCGGCGAGGAGATCGAACTGACATTGGCCTCGGGCGAGGCGGTGAAGGCCGAACTCGTCGGCCGCGATCCCTCCACGGGGGTTGCCCTGCTGAAGCCCGCGGATGCGGTCAGCGCGCCTGTGCTTGTCAAGGCAGATCTGGTCCGGCCGGGCAATGTCGCCATTGCCATCGGCAGCAGCCAGGGTTCGGCACTGGCCGTATCCGGCTCGGTCGGCGAAGTCGGCCCGGCCTGGCGCTCGATGCGCGGCGGCACCATCGATCGACGCATCCATCTGGCCGTCGGCGCCGGCGGCCGCTTCGAGGGTGGCCCGGTGCTGGACGCCAAGGGAGCGCTCATCGGCATGCTTCTGTTCGGGCCGCGCGGCCGTGCGCTGGTCATGCCTTACGAGACGATCGAACGGGCGGTGGCGACGCTGCGCGAGAAAGGCCATGTCGCGCGCGGCTACCTCGGTGCCGGCCTGCATCCCGTGCGCGACCGCGATGCGCGCGGCGCGATGGTGATGAGCCTCGATGACAATGGTCCGGCCAAGAGCGCCGGCCTGTCGCTGGGCGACATCATCGTGGCCTGGAACGGCGAGGCCGTGCATGGTCCGCGCGAACTGATCCGCAGGCTCGGGCCCGACAGCGCCGGCGCATCGGTGACGCTCGGCGTGGTGCGTGGCGGCGAACAGCGCGATGTCCAGCTCACCATCGGCGAAAAGCCACTTTCCTGA
- a CDS encoding S1C family serine protease — MALAARKLESDETLLDAYSMTVADAVDRIGPAVCRIERIGGQGGHGSGFVIAPDGLVVTNFHVVGDAKTVRVSMPDGASREGRVLGRDPDTDIALVRADGSFADVAPLGDSKRLRRGQIAIAIGNPLGFEWTVTSGVVSALGRSMRASTGRLIDDVIQTDAALNPGNSGGPLVSSAGEVIGVNTAMIHGAQGIAFAVASNTANFVISEIIRFGRVRRAFIGISADTTNLPRRAALLSQVSTSTAVRLRTVEKNGPAAEAGLKEGDIIAAIDGRPVTGVDDLVRMLDAERIGRETLCTVVRRTGVSQVMVTPVARPS; from the coding sequence ATGGCCCTCGCCGCCCGGAAACTCGAATCCGATGAAACACTGCTCGATGCCTATTCGATGACGGTGGCCGACGCTGTCGACCGCATCGGCCCGGCCGTCTGCCGCATCGAGCGCATCGGCGGCCAGGGTGGCCATGGATCGGGCTTCGTCATTGCGCCGGACGGGCTGGTCGTCACCAATTTCCATGTCGTTGGCGATGCCAAAACGGTGCGCGTCTCGATGCCCGACGGCGCCTCCAGGGAAGGCCGCGTGCTTGGCCGCGATCCCGACACCGACATCGCGCTGGTGCGTGCCGACGGCAGCTTCGCCGATGTGGCGCCGCTGGGCGATTCCAAGCGGCTGCGGCGCGGCCAGATCGCCATTGCCATCGGCAACCCGCTGGGTTTCGAATGGACCGTCACCTCGGGCGTCGTCTCGGCGCTCGGCCGCTCGATGCGCGCCTCGACCGGCCGGCTGATCGACGACGTGATCCAGACCGACGCCGCGCTCAACCCCGGCAATTCCGGCGGGCCGCTGGTATCGTCGGCCGGTGAGGTCATCGGCGTCAACACCGCCATGATCCATGGCGCGCAAGGCATCGCCTTCGCGGTCGCCTCCAACACAGCCAACTTCGTCATCTCGGAGATCATCCGCTTCGGTCGGGTGCGGCGCGCCTTCATCGGCATCTCGGCCGACACCACCAATTTGCCGCGCCGGGCGGCCCTTCTGTCGCAAGTCTCGACCAGCACGGCGGTACGGCTTCGCACAGTCGAGAAGAACGGCCCGGCGGCCGAAGCCGGTCTCAAGGAAGGCGACATCATCGCCGCCATTGACGGGCGCCCGGTCACCGGCGTCGACGATCTCGTGCGCATGCTCGACGCCGAGCGCATCGGCCGCGAGACGCTGTGCACCGTGGTGCGCCGCACGGGCGTCAGCCAGGTGATGGTGACGCCGGTGGCGCGGCCAAGCTGA